The following are encoded together in the Phaseolus vulgaris cultivar G19833 chromosome 9, P. vulgaris v2.0, whole genome shotgun sequence genome:
- the LOC137821282 gene encoding high mobility group B protein 9: protein MSPGTPTHAPEDGKHYPAPLSPHDDVVRDSSLFWDTLKRFHFLMGTKFMIPVIGGKELDLHVLYVEVTRRSGYEKVVAEKKWREVGSVFKFSSTTTSASFVLKKHYFSLLYHYEQVHFFKARGCVYTPSTDASSGNSPSWRPELAIVEYSPKPLNSSPESRAEETSCLSGNGTIEGKFECGYLVSVKLGSEVLRGVLYHPEKMVALPTIPPQHENAIVPFKSKAHRSGRRRRNKRRWDPNYPKPNRSGYNFFFAEKHYSLKALYPNREREFTKMIGQSWNSLNPEERMVYQNIGLRDKERYKRELTEYKEKMKLRQTPEVGLP from the exons ATGTCACCGGGGACACCAACCCACGCCCCAGAGGACGGAAAACACTACCCTGCTCCGCTCTCTCCTCACGACGACGTCGTCAGAGACTCCTCTCTCTTCTGGGACACTCTCAAACGTTTTCACTTCCTCATGGGTACCAAATTCAT GATTCCTGTGATTGGAGGGAAGGAGCTGGATTTACACGTTCTTTACGTGGAAGTTACCAGAAGAAGTGGCTACGAGAAG GTAGTTGCAGAGAAGAAGTGGAGGGAAGTTGGTAGTGTTTTCAAGTTCTCATCAACTACCACAAGTGCTTCTTTTGTATTGAAGAAACATTACTTCAGTCTTCTCTATCATTATGAACAAGTTCACTTTTTCAAAGCTCGGGGTTGTGTCTATACTCCTTCAACAG ATGCATCTTCCGGAAACAGCCCTTCGTGGAGACCTGAATTAGCTATTGTGGAATATTCTCCTAAGCCCTTAAATAGTAGTCCTGAATCTCGTGCTGAAG AAACTTCATGTCTTTCGGGGAATGGAACGATAGAGGGGAAATTCGAGTGTGGTTATTTAGTGTCTGTGAAACTGGGTTCAGAGGTTCTTAGAGGGGTGCTTTACCATCCAGAAAAAATGGTTGCTCTTCCTACGATTCCTCCTCAGCATGAGAATGCCATTGTGCCATTCAAAAGCAAAGCTCATCGTTCTGGTCGTAGGAGGAGAAACAAGAGAAGGTGGGACCCCAACTATCCAAAACCTAATAGGAGTGGCTATAACTTCTTCTTTGCTGAAAAGCATTACTCTCTCAAAGCTCTCTACCCAAACAGAGAAAGGGAGTTTACCAAGATGATTGGCCAGTCATGGAACAGTCTTAACCCCGAAGAAAGAATG GTTTATCAGAACATCGGGTTAAGAGACAAAGAAAGGTACAAGAGAGAATTGACTGAGTACAAGGAGAAGATGAAGCTTAGGCAGACTCCAGAAGTTGGACTTCCATAG